The DNA region AGCGTCACCCCCTGGGGCATATTGGCCTCGTCCACGGTCACGGCGTAGTCCTCGAAGCTGCGCGGCGGCGCGCCGTCGCCGTTGGCGCGGGCTATGTCCACGAGGCTGAAGAGGGTATGCGCCGGGGCGTTGCCCATCTTGTTCTCGTGCTCGAAGACGTACAGGCCGCGGGAGGCCATCTCGCCGCGGGCCGCGGAGTGGTCGTGCTCGAACATGTTCTGCAGCGCCTCCCAGAGCAGGGCGAGGTCGTCGGAACCGAAACCGGTGCGCTCGGCCAGGGGCGCGGAGACAAAGCCGTGGCAGCGGTACAGGCCGTAGGGGACGATAGCTTTGCGGCCCATGGTGCGCTCCTTATCGATATCTTCTTCTTTGGTAACGGCCATGCGAGTGATGGAGATATCTAAAGGAGCGATAGGGTCAATAGAGTGGGCGAATGCTAGTTGTACTGGGCCGCGGACCTGACCGCAGTTTACATCTGTAGTCATAACTGCACCGAATGTGCGGACGTCGAAGAAATTCTTGCACATCCACGAGGTCAATTCGCGAGCCTTTTGTGCATCTTTAGGCAGCTTCCTGGGTTCGGGTTTTAAATCGAGGGCTAGATAGGCGCGTTTGTTCTGATGATTCAGAACGGCCTTTTCCTTCACATAGATTTCGAATGGCGGTGTGCAATCGTGCTTGAGCCCAACATAGTTGCGGATCTTGCGCTTGAGGCAGACGTCGGTGACCAGGCCGCGGCTGGTTTCCGGGTCGATGCGGGGCAGGTTGCCGGCGTCGGGATCGCCGTTGGGGTTGCCGTTGGCCACGTCGAAGAGGAAGACGAAATCGTAACGCTTGTCGATGGCGGACATAGTGTATCTCCTGTATATAAAGATGATTAGGTT from Oceanidesulfovibrio marinus includes:
- the cas7c gene encoding type I-C CRISPR-associated protein Cas7/Csd2; its protein translation is MSAIDKRYDFVFLFDVANGNPNGDPDAGNLPRIDPETSRGLVTDVCLKRKIRNYVGLKHDCTPPFEIYVKEKAVLNHQNKRAYLALDLKPEPRKLPKDAQKARELTSWMCKNFFDVRTFGAVMTTDVNCGQVRGPVQLAFAHSIDPIAPLDISITRMAVTKEEDIDKERTMGRKAIVPYGLYRCHGFVSAPLAERTGFGSDDLALLWEALQNMFEHDHSAARGEMASRGLYVFEHENKMGNAPAHTLFSLVDIARANGDGAPPRSFEDYAVTVDEANMPQGVTLHSMI